GGGCGTGAACTTCGCCCGGGCGATGGCCCGCAAGCTCGGGTGTTGTATAGTCCGCGCCCGGTGAGTTCAGTTGAACCCGTGCACGCCCCGGGGCCCGAAGACTCGGACCGTCCGAAGCCCGGCTTGGGCGTTCGCGACCTCGCCCCCCGGCTGATGGCGCTCGCGGGGCTCGCGGCCGCCTTGCTGCCCATGGCTCTACGCCGCCTGATCGACGGCGACGAAGGCTACTTGCTCATGGGCGCGCGGTTGGTCTCCGAGGGCCAGCGTCCCTACGCGGACTTCTTTTCCCCCCAAACACCCGGCGTCGCCTACGCGTTCGGCGCTTGGTTCTCCGTGTTCGGCCGCTCGTGGGGCAGCGCCCGAGTCCTTGCCGGGCTCGTGGCCGTGGCGACGGGCATGTTCTTGTTCGAGTACGTGTGGCGCGCCACGCGCAGCCGCGGATGGGCGTTCGTCAGCCTCGTGGCCTTCGTGGGCAGCGGCTACGTTTTGGGTTGGCTCACGATCGCGAAGACGTACGGCCTCACGGCGATGTTCGTCATGGCGGGCGCCGTCATGCTGATCCTCGACCGCTCACGGTGGACCTCGTTCGCGGCGGGGATGTGCTTTGCTCTGGCCACCGAGACCCGTCTTTACGCGCTCGTCGCGGTGGTTGCAGGTCTCGTTTTCCTTTGGCAGCAGCGGGCCTTCGCACCCCGGGGGCTCTGGCGCGAACTTGCGGGATACGCCTTGGGCGTGGGGGCGGGCGCGCTTTTCATTCTGCCCAGTGTCTTTGCAAGCACCGAAGCTCTGTGGTTCGGCGTCGTGGAGTATCACGGCATGCGGGAGGCGGGACAAAACGAACTCATCGGCAATTTTCGCCAAAAATGGGACATTCTGCGGGGTCTGGTGGTGCCTGAGCGCATGGAAGGCCCATCAGACATTCAGTTTTCGATCACCTTGGCGCTGGCGCTGGTGGCGCGTGCCTCGCGCAGCACCCCGAAGGGCTTTGGCGCCGCGGGGCTCGCGTGGATCTCGCTCTTTGTCGTCAGCCTTCTTCCTACGCCGAGCTATCCCCAATACTTTAGTGTGGTCGTTCCGCTGATGCTGGCCGATTCCTTCGCGGCGCTTGGCCAAAGACGGCTGCGCGCCGTGTGGGCGCCCGTCTCGATCCTGGCGTCCTTCTTCGTGGCCATGGGCGCCGCGGAGGTTGCCCGCTACACGACCACGGGCATCAACCTTCCCACGGTGTGGACACCCGACCGGGCCGAACGTTGGACCCTGAAGACGATGCGCAAGGTCGGGCGCGAGATCGACGCACAGGGGATCGACGAGGCGGCAAGCTGGTGGCCCGGCTACTTCGTCAACACCAAAACCACGATCGTGCGCGGCTTGGTCAACGACTTCGGTCTCCGGGTGGCCAACCGGGTCACGCCCGAAAAAAAGCAGCAATACCACCTGGTGAGCCACGAGGACATGGCGGGCATGATCCAAGCCCAAAAGCCCCGGCTCTTCGTGGAAGGCAACTGGGCAGCAACTCCGGTCGCCAACCTCTTGCCCGCGCATGGCTATCGCCTGTCATCAAGCCACGCG
Above is a genomic segment from Myxococcales bacterium containing:
- a CDS encoding DUF2029 domain-containing protein — encoded protein: MSSVEPVHAPGPEDSDRPKPGLGVRDLAPRLMALAGLAAALLPMALRRLIDGDEGYLLMGARLVSEGQRPYADFFSPQTPGVAYAFGAWFSVFGRSWGSARVLAGLVAVATGMFLFEYVWRATRSRGWAFVSLVAFVGSGYVLGWLTIAKTYGLTAMFVMAGAVMLILDRSRWTSFAAGMCFALATETRLYALVAVVAGLVFLWQQRAFAPRGLWRELAGYALGVGAGALFILPSVFASTEALWFGVVEYHGMREAGQNELIGNFRQKWDILRGLVVPERMEGPSDIQFSITLALALVARASRSTPKGFGAAGLAWISLFVVSLLPTPSYPQYFSVVVPLMLADSFAALGQRRLRAVWAPVSILASFFVAMGAAEVARYTTTGINLPTVWTPDRAERWTLKTMRKVGREIDAQGIDEAASWWPGYFVNTKTTIVRGLVNDFGLRVANRVTPEKKQQYHLVSHEDMAGMIQAQKPRLFVEGNWAATPVANLLPAHGYRLSSSHANVRLWVAPPP